The DNA region GTTCTCATGCTCAAGCACTGGCACCTCGACCGCCAAGGGCAATGGAAAGATCTCGCTATTCCTCGTTATAGCGCTCGCATGGGCACACCCGGTGAGTGGGGCACCGTGAATGGTACTCATCATCCTGAATACACACTGCAAGAAAAGGCGACCACACGGTTGCGCTTGGCCAATGTGGACAATACGCTCACCTATCCGATTCAAGTGCGCGGCGCAGACGCTTGGATCATCGCTATCGATGGTAACCCGATTGCCACACCACGCCGGTTAGAAGAACACAAGATAGCCCCAGGGATGCGGCTAGATATTGGCCTGATTGCACCAAACGCCGGCGAAAAAGTCGAAATAATGCACATGAAAGGTGACTTTCCTTTCTTGCTCGCGAGCTTTATCTCGACGCCCTCGCATTTGCGCGAGAAAGAGCTTCCGGCGCTACCGCTCAACCCTGTACCCGCGCTTGATTTAGCCAACGCCGAAACCCGCCACTTTGTCTTTGAGTGGGCGGGTGCCATCACACCTGCTGATAAGCAAGGCAAAGGAAAACACGAGTTTTGGCTGATGAATAAGCGAGCCTGGGAGGGAATGAGTAAAGGTAATATTCCTGAACCGATCGCAACACTCGAACGGGGCAAAACCTATATTTTCGATTTAAAGAATGTCACCCAATACCATCACCCGATTCACCTGCACGGCCACACCTTTACTGTGCTGGAAATGGATGGCAAACCGGTGACACCTTTCCACACTGACACCGTGCTGTTGGGTAAAAATGGCCACGCCAAGGCAGCGTTTGTGGCCGATAACCCAGGCCGGTGGATGTATCATTGCCATGTCATTGAGCACATGAAAACCGGCCTGATGGGGTTTG from Salinivibrio kushneri includes:
- a CDS encoding multicopper oxidase family protein, translating into MSWDKLSSQGVSRRQFLQKTAAIAALSTLPACSLVSASRQSGQWEYHLSAEPSQAELVPGYQTDVLAFNGNIPAPTIRCRQGEPVTIHFTNNLNEPTTIHWHGLRIPIEMDGVPFLSQAPIQPGETFTYRFTPPDAGTFWYHPHMNSVVQLGKGLVGTIVVEESSPIAFDEEHVLMLKHWHLDRQGQWKDLAIPRYSARMGTPGEWGTVNGTHHPEYTLQEKATTRLRLANVDNTLTYPIQVRGADAWIIAIDGNPIATPRRLEEHKIAPGMRLDIGLIAPNAGEKVEIMHMKGDFPFLLASFISTPSHLREKELPALPLNPVPALDLANAETRHFVFEWAGAITPADKQGKGKHEFWLMNKRAWEGMSKGNIPEPIATLERGKTYIFDLKNVTQYHHPIHLHGHTFTVLEMDGKPVTPFHTDTVLLGKNGHAKAAFVADNPGRWMYHCHVIEHMKTGLMGFVEVA